A genomic region of Rhodohalobacter sp. 614A contains the following coding sequences:
- a CDS encoding capsule assembly Wzi family protein, whose translation MLPEKRFINDGRYVRSSLLSQNQIKLLLASQLTLLFIFLSFFEEAKGQQHKLVPTDNWSYDYIQRLQHRGFLKELNPTRIPYSRSEIKAALAALEDTELSNTESRWVERLRNYFDVVSSDTVRTSDDFTYGLQLEGGFSASNSDSLMPMRDLDSKGFIYPNGTLTGYMEKGNFIAHMGIHHDLFYDQDPIGLDATRRLYIRSQDAYLGFANDYLQIYLGRFQNHWASFGRSSTILSDNARSFDQINITFGNEVFSFRSLLGELDNISARGVYHGFNPVVGARQRYLAAHRFDWRIVPNIRLTFFESVLYSGPSSSVSLKYLNPLHSLVFVLANKPQNNEGNILIGGALWMQFMNNLTIQTQFMLDDLDVESDNERTTFSWFTSIDIANVFSNVDIGVETEAVAYQTYNPEQAEGRYLYLKRGLATQFNDYIYTSLFSNIYSGDLRITPKLSFLWQGEQEINQPLVKRNPDGTLLDVILTGLPEKRIRPGLELFYKPVEALTLSLDLGFMMADDLQHISGNSESGLNGMLEIKWKLFDVHSQ comes from the coding sequence GTGTTACCTGAAAAGAGATTTATAAATGATGGGAGATATGTCCGTTCTTCTCTTCTTTCTCAAAACCAAATAAAATTATTACTTGCCTCACAACTGACCCTTCTTTTTATTTTTCTTTCTTTTTTTGAAGAGGCAAAAGGACAACAACACAAACTTGTTCCTACAGATAATTGGAGTTATGATTATATACAAAGACTCCAACACCGCGGATTTTTAAAAGAGCTCAACCCGACAAGAATTCCGTATTCAAGATCAGAAATTAAAGCTGCATTGGCGGCGTTGGAGGACACCGAACTATCCAACACGGAATCCCGATGGGTAGAAAGGCTTCGAAATTATTTTGATGTAGTTTCATCGGATACGGTTCGTACAAGTGATGATTTTACCTATGGATTGCAACTCGAGGGAGGATTTTCAGCGAGTAACTCCGATTCATTAATGCCGATGAGAGATCTCGACAGCAAAGGATTTATTTATCCAAATGGCACTCTTACCGGGTACATGGAAAAAGGGAATTTTATTGCTCATATGGGAATTCATCATGATCTTTTTTATGATCAAGACCCCATTGGCCTGGATGCAACGAGAAGACTCTACATTCGTAGCCAGGATGCTTATCTGGGATTTGCAAACGATTACCTTCAGATCTATTTAGGACGATTTCAAAACCACTGGGCGTCATTCGGTCGCTCCTCCACCATACTGAGTGACAATGCCCGAAGTTTTGACCAAATCAATATCACATTTGGGAATGAAGTGTTTTCCTTTCGATCCCTTTTAGGTGAATTGGATAATATTAGTGCAAGAGGAGTGTATCACGGGTTTAATCCTGTTGTGGGAGCCCGGCAAAGGTATTTGGCCGCTCATCGGTTCGACTGGCGAATCGTCCCGAATATCAGGCTTACGTTTTTTGAGTCGGTTCTCTATTCAGGGCCTTCATCCTCGGTTTCACTAAAATATCTGAATCCACTTCACTCCCTGGTTTTTGTGCTGGCAAATAAACCTCAAAATAATGAAGGCAATATTTTGATTGGCGGAGCACTGTGGATGCAATTCATGAATAATTTGACGATTCAGACCCAGTTTATGCTGGACGATCTGGACGTTGAAAGTGATAATGAACGAACCACATTTTCATGGTTTACTTCTATTGATATCGCAAATGTCTTTTCAAATGTAGATATCGGAGTAGAGACTGAAGCTGTTGCCTACCAAACGTACAACCCCGAACAGGCCGAAGGACGGTATCTCTATTTAAAACGCGGATTGGCCACGCAGTTCAATGATTATATTTATACATCTCTGTTTAGTAATATCTATTCCGGAGATCTTAGAATTACCCCGAAACTATCTTTTCTCTGGCAGGGCGAACAGGAAATCAATCAGCCACTGGTTAAGCGAAATCCAGATGGAACTCTGCTGGATGTTATTCTTACCGGGCTGCCTGAAAAAAGAATACGCCCCGGCCTTGAGTTGTTTTATAAACCTGTTGAAGCACTTACACTTTCGCTGGATCTCGGGTTTATGATGGCAGATGATCTGCAACATATCTCCGGGAACTCTGAAAGTGGACTCAACGGTATGTTGGAAATCAAGTGGAAATTATTTGATGTTCATAGCCAGTAA
- a CDS encoding exopolysaccharide biosynthesis polyprenyl glycosylphosphotransferase, which yields MDSPLQVLLTEKSSSRLVAPFNFRLSPYIIPISIMIHLGIINFFLFLFTPATYLDPVSILYYNFSWLFIAFSLKYYRISRNEDFSTNLPKYLSLYILFVLAYFAYFAFRGIGFSIQHQAVILLTIFDVVTFHRAVFYYFRKIYREKGGNFVNVVVVGLDKNLEKLRSFFAQPELGYRYKGYFHNENPGGGEYLGRIDDVYKYIKRNNVDEIYCVASQLSENELRTLLTFADNNFKKLKIIPDNKGIYTRTMNIELFDTTPVLNLRELKLNTEYGRIGKRAFDIVFSSLVILLILSWLTPLMYVIIKLDSKGPLFFKQLRNGHKKRPFNCLKFRSMKVNEQADKKMGTKNDPRITKVGQFLRKTNIDELPQFFNVFVGDMTVVGPRPHMKAHTQEFERSVNKYLVRHFSKPGITGLAQVKGYRGEIKTKYDIIHRVKLDIFYLEHVSFGLDLKIILMTVFKTFTGDKKAY from the coding sequence ATGGATAGCCCATTACAGGTACTTTTAACTGAAAAATCATCATCCAGGCTTGTTGCGCCTTTTAACTTCAGGCTGTCGCCCTATATAATTCCTATATCAATCATGATACATCTGGGAATTATAAACTTTTTCCTTTTCCTGTTCACGCCTGCGACATATCTGGATCCGGTCAGCATTTTGTATTACAACTTTAGTTGGTTGTTTATTGCTTTTTCTCTGAAATATTATCGTATATCAAGAAACGAAGATTTTTCAACCAACCTGCCGAAATATCTGTCTTTATATATTCTCTTCGTGTTGGCCTATTTTGCCTACTTTGCGTTCCGGGGAATCGGATTTTCGATCCAGCATCAGGCCGTAATTCTATTAACAATTTTTGATGTCGTTACCTTTCACAGGGCTGTATTCTACTATTTCAGAAAAATCTACAGAGAAAAGGGAGGTAACTTTGTAAATGTAGTAGTAGTTGGGCTGGACAAAAACCTGGAAAAGCTCCGCAGTTTCTTTGCTCAGCCGGAATTGGGATACCGATATAAGGGATATTTTCATAATGAAAATCCGGGAGGAGGGGAATATCTTGGAAGGATTGACGACGTTTATAAATATATTAAACGCAATAATGTTGATGAAATTTATTGTGTGGCCTCTCAATTGTCTGAGAATGAGTTGCGAACCCTTCTGACATTCGCAGATAATAACTTCAAAAAACTCAAAATTATACCGGATAATAAAGGGATTTATACCCGAACCATGAATATTGAGCTTTTTGATACTACTCCGGTTTTAAACCTGAGAGAACTAAAGCTTAATACGGAATACGGAAGAATTGGAAAACGTGCATTTGATATCGTGTTTTCGTCACTTGTTATCCTGTTGATTCTCTCATGGTTAACCCCTTTGATGTACGTGATTATTAAGCTGGATTCAAAAGGTCCGTTGTTTTTTAAACAGTTACGGAATGGTCACAAGAAAAGGCCATTTAATTGTCTGAAATTCCGTTCAATGAAGGTGAATGAGCAAGCGGATAAAAAAATGGGTACGAAAAATGATCCCAGAATCACGAAAGTGGGCCAGTTTCTCCGAAAAACAAACATTGACGAGCTGCCACAGTTCTTTAATGTTTTTGTCGGGGATATGACAGTGGTAGGTCCAAGACCTCACATGAAAGCTCATACCCAGGAATTTGAAAGATCAGTCAATAAATATTTGGTACGGCATTTCTCAAAACCGGGAATTACCGGGCTTGCACAAGTCAAAGGGTACAGAGGGGAGATCAAAACCAAATACGACATTATCCACCGGGTAAAACTGGATATTTTTTATCTCGAGCATGTCTCCTTTGGCCTGGATTTGAAGATTATCTTAATGACGGTTTTTAAAACTTTTACGGGTGATAAGAAAGCGTATTAG
- the cysD gene encoding sulfate adenylyltransferase subunit CysD: protein MKNDSNHLKELEDEGIYVMREVAAQFERPVLLFSGGKDSICMFHLAQKAFYPGKIPFPLMHIDTGHNFQETIDFRDKLVEENGLELIVGYVQDSIDSGRVKEETGPDASRNALQTVTLLDTLKEYQVDAALGGGRRDEEKARAKERFFSHRDVFGQWDPKNQRPELWNLYNGRKNQGESFRVFPLSNWTEMDVWQYIAQEEIDIPSLYFSHDRKVFNRRGVWLADTDFVNRQNEEQLQTKTVRFRTIGDATCTGAVLSDASNIEEIIDEVASARQTERGNRHDDKRSETAMEDRKRLGYF from the coding sequence ATGAAAAACGACAGTAATCATCTGAAAGAACTGGAAGATGAAGGAATTTATGTGATGAGAGAGGTGGCTGCCCAGTTCGAGCGGCCAGTACTTTTGTTTTCGGGAGGCAAGGATTCGATCTGTATGTTCCACCTGGCCCAAAAGGCTTTTTACCCGGGCAAGATCCCCTTTCCTCTGATGCATATTGATACGGGGCATAATTTTCAGGAAACGATAGATTTTCGAGACAAACTGGTTGAAGAAAACGGGCTTGAATTGATTGTGGGTTATGTACAAGACTCCATCGACAGCGGCCGTGTGAAAGAGGAAACCGGACCGGATGCCAGCCGAAATGCCCTGCAAACAGTTACCCTTCTTGATACGCTTAAAGAATACCAGGTAGATGCCGCACTTGGTGGTGGTCGCCGCGATGAGGAGAAAGCACGGGCTAAAGAGCGATTCTTCTCCCACAGGGATGTGTTCGGTCAGTGGGATCCAAAAAATCAGAGACCCGAACTCTGGAATCTCTATAACGGCAGAAAAAACCAGGGGGAGAGTTTTCGTGTTTTTCCGTTAAGTAACTGGACGGAAATGGATGTATGGCAATACATTGCACAAGAAGAGATTGATATTCCGTCGCTCTATTTTTCTCATGATCGAAAAGTTTTCAATCGGCGGGGAGTATGGCTTGCCGATACGGATTTTGTTAATCGACAAAATGAGGAGCAACTCCAAACTAAAACGGTTCGTTTCCGGACGATTGGAGATGCTACATGCACCGGGGCCGTTTTGTCAGATGCTTCCAATATCGAAGAAATTATTGATGAAGTGGCCTCTGCCCGTCAGACGGAACGAGGTAATCGCCACGATGATAAGCGAAGTGAGACTGCAATGGAAGATCGGAAGCGATTGGGATACTTTTAA
- the cysN gene encoding sulfate adenylyltransferase subunit CysN: MSNSNGHSKENNYLDMDLLRFTTAGSVDDGKSTLIGRLLYDSKSIFEDQMEAIEKSSKSSGEEEVNLALLTDGLKAEREQKITIDVAYRYFATPKRKFIIADTPGHIQYTRNMVTGASTAELAVILVDATKGLLTQSKRHAFISSLLQIPHLVVAVNKMDLVNYSKERFESIVSDFRHFVQKLEVDDVTYVPISALKGDNVVDSGENMPWYKGSTLLHILETVRVDSTQNVIDFRFPVQYVIRPNQNFRGFSGRVASGRIRPGEEIMALPSRRTSKIKEIVTKDEKLEETHPGDSVTITLEDEIDVSRGDMIVRKNNVPNVNQHFEAFVCWMTDEPMELGKSYIINHTTRTAQVFIDELVYRMNVDTIGREDADTLKLNEIGRVKLQTSLPLFFDPYQINQKTGSFIIIDPASNVTVAAGMIRAGSTVSGDEDVVEELTDQITEEKTIQKSSPNVVWEPWNISRQEREKRNGHASKVLWFTGISGAGKSTIAKEVERQLWAEGKQTVLLDGDQVRHGLNRDLGFSAGDRSENIRRVGETARLFFEHGNIVLCTFVSPYKKDREIVRSLFPEGSFEEVFITCSPQTAQERDPKGLYEKAKKGEITNLTGYDASHEAPDKTSSLHIDTTELSVEEAVELVKKLIQ; the protein is encoded by the coding sequence ATGAGTAATTCCAACGGGCACAGCAAAGAAAATAATTATTTGGATATGGACCTGCTGCGGTTTACAACTGCCGGCAGCGTGGATGATGGAAAAAGTACACTGATCGGTCGGTTGCTGTATGATTCCAAATCCATTTTTGAAGACCAAATGGAAGCCATTGAAAAATCCAGCAAGAGCAGTGGGGAAGAAGAAGTCAATCTGGCGCTGCTCACAGACGGTTTGAAAGCCGAACGTGAACAGAAAATTACCATAGATGTGGCGTACCGCTATTTTGCAACGCCCAAACGGAAATTCATTATTGCGGATACACCCGGTCATATTCAATATACCAGAAACATGGTGACCGGCGCCTCTACAGCAGAGCTGGCAGTAATTTTGGTAGATGCTACCAAAGGATTGCTGACCCAGTCCAAGCGGCATGCGTTTATCTCATCATTACTCCAGATTCCCCACCTGGTGGTGGCAGTAAACAAGATGGACCTTGTGAATTATAGTAAGGAAAGATTTGAAAGTATTGTTTCGGATTTTCGCCATTTCGTGCAAAAGCTTGAGGTGGATGATGTTACGTATGTTCCTATTTCAGCCCTGAAAGGAGACAACGTTGTGGACTCCGGAGAAAATATGCCTTGGTACAAAGGCTCAACATTATTGCACATTCTAGAAACCGTTCGGGTTGATTCAACCCAGAATGTGATTGATTTCCGTTTTCCCGTTCAGTATGTCATTCGTCCGAATCAGAACTTCCGGGGATTTTCAGGCCGGGTAGCCTCAGGCCGAATTCGGCCGGGCGAGGAGATTATGGCATTGCCTTCGCGAAGGACCAGTAAGATCAAAGAAATTGTTACGAAAGACGAAAAGTTAGAGGAAACACATCCCGGTGATTCGGTTACGATCACACTTGAAGACGAGATTGACGTGAGTCGCGGAGATATGATCGTCAGAAAAAACAATGTGCCAAATGTTAATCAGCACTTTGAAGCTTTTGTGTGCTGGATGACCGATGAGCCGATGGAATTGGGCAAATCATATATCATCAACCATACAACCCGCACGGCGCAAGTATTTATTGATGAGTTGGTCTATCGGATGAATGTGGATACCATTGGCCGGGAAGATGCCGATACATTGAAGCTCAATGAGATCGGCCGGGTAAAACTTCAAACTTCTCTGCCCCTGTTTTTTGATCCCTACCAAATCAATCAGAAAACCGGAAGCTTTATTATTATTGATCCGGCCAGTAATGTGACGGTTGCCGCGGGCATGATTCGTGCGGGATCAACTGTTTCAGGAGATGAAGACGTAGTTGAAGAACTGACTGATCAAATTACAGAGGAGAAAACTATTCAGAAGTCTTCTCCAAATGTGGTTTGGGAACCATGGAATATTTCTCGCCAGGAGCGGGAGAAGCGAAATGGCCATGCTTCTAAAGTGTTGTGGTTTACAGGAATATCCGGAGCCGGCAAGAGCACCATCGCCAAAGAAGTTGAAAGACAACTTTGGGCTGAAGGTAAACAAACCGTTCTGCTGGATGGCGACCAGGTTCGCCATGGACTGAATCGGGATCTTGGATTTAGTGCCGGGGATCGTTCGGAAAATATCCGAAGAGTCGGTGAAACCGCACGCCTGTTTTTTGAGCATGGAAATATTGTTCTTTGCACGTTTGTATCTCCCTACAAAAAAGATCGGGAGATTGTGCGCAGCTTATTCCCCGAAGGCAGCTTTGAGGAAGTGTTTATAACCTGCTCACCTCAAACAGCCCAGGAACGGGATCCTAAAGGACTGTATGAGAAAGCCAAAAAAGGAGAAATTACAAATCTGACCGGGTATGACGCTTCCCATGAAGCTCCCGACAAGACATCTTCGCTACATATTGATACTACGGAGCTTTCCGTTGAAGAGGCAGTGGAACTGGTGAAGAAGCTTATTCAATAG